From a region of the Chitinophaga caseinilytica genome:
- a CDS encoding arginase, protein MKNIKIIEVKSEIGAGTRGASLGVDAIKIAALDFMSNFFVHFPTEEIETENKLLFEPIESPYAKRIKGTINMYERVSKSVCDTVKANWFPVVLSGDHSTAGATIAGLKLARPKAKLGVIWIDAHADLHTPFTTPSGNMHGMPLAASIAEDNIENKVHEVDDNTVKLWGALKNIGKIAPKVLPEDIVFISLRDYEKEEDHLIRKYGMKVITTNEVRRKGAEAVARSVFRYLHDCEYIYVSFDVDSLDASISRGTGTPVSNGLREREAEDLISKFMQHRKICCFEITEVNPTLDRENLMAEIAFNILQRSVNVLMMN, encoded by the coding sequence ATGAAAAACATCAAGATCATTGAAGTCAAATCCGAAATCGGCGCAGGCACACGCGGCGCCAGCCTGGGAGTAGACGCGATCAAGATTGCAGCACTCGATTTCATGAGCAACTTTTTCGTCCACTTCCCCACGGAAGAAATCGAGACGGAAAACAAATTACTGTTCGAACCGATCGAATCCCCCTACGCCAAGCGCATCAAAGGCACCATCAACATGTATGAACGGGTCAGCAAATCTGTTTGCGATACCGTGAAGGCAAACTGGTTCCCCGTTGTGCTCTCCGGCGATCACAGCACCGCCGGCGCCACCATCGCCGGCCTCAAGCTCGCAAGGCCCAAAGCCAAGCTGGGCGTGATCTGGATCGATGCGCACGCCGATCTTCACACACCTTTCACCACGCCTTCCGGCAACATGCACGGCATGCCGCTCGCCGCTTCCATCGCGGAAGATAATATCGAAAACAAAGTGCATGAAGTAGACGACAACACCGTGAAACTCTGGGGCGCGCTGAAAAACATCGGCAAAATCGCCCCGAAAGTGCTCCCGGAAGATATCGTTTTCATCTCCCTGCGCGATTACGAAAAGGAAGAAGACCACCTCATCCGCAAATACGGCATGAAAGTGATCACCACCAACGAAGTGCGCCGCAAAGGCGCCGAAGCCGTGGCCAGGAGCGTGTTCCGCTATCTGCACGACTGCGAGTACATCTACGTTTCGTTTGATGTGGACAGCCTCGACGCTTCCATCTCCCGCGGCACCGGCACTCCCGTAAGCAACGGCCTCCGCGAGCGCGAAGCCGAAGACCTTATTTCCAAATTCATGCAGCACCGCAAAATCTGCTGCTTCGAGATCACGGAAGTAAACCCCACCCTCGACCGCGAAAACCTCATGGCCGAAATCGCTTTCAACATCCTTCAGCGCAGCGTGAACGTGCTGATGATGAACTGA
- a CDS encoding DUF3810 domain-containing protein, which translates to MEKEYRFGKPLISIAVGLTCIVLLSWAVSSDGWLAGIYFHRWYDFISTLLRKLFGRFTGSIGDVIYCVWVIIGIIFLLTTIWRLFTGRWKALGYGLLKAAASLCWLYFTFLLFWGAHYQRTSMVKDLGFSVQPYTKADLYLLADTLVRLTNRDRAELDALPALPDTLPRNVFTDAAKAYELLSKDLPELRYTPPSVKKSMFGKYLNYLGVTGYLNPFTNEAQVNVTVPAFQVPFVTCHEIAHQVGFAPEEDANFVGYLAASRYPDPRFRYAANFEMLLYTVRRLARRDPPLSRLVWNRTHPGIRADAQRIMDFYKQFEGPIDDYSAVFYDSYLKANNQRHGIRSYSEVVGWLMSYYRIK; encoded by the coding sequence ATGGAAAAAGAATACCGGTTCGGAAAACCACTGATATCAATAGCCGTTGGGCTGACGTGCATCGTCCTGCTGAGCTGGGCGGTCTCTTCGGACGGGTGGCTGGCAGGGATCTACTTTCATAGGTGGTACGATTTCATAAGTACCCTGTTAAGAAAATTGTTCGGTCGATTCACGGGCAGCATAGGCGATGTAATTTACTGCGTTTGGGTTATAATCGGCATTATTTTTTTGCTAACAACGATCTGGCGGCTCTTTACCGGCCGGTGGAAAGCATTGGGATACGGGCTCCTCAAAGCCGCGGCCTCGCTCTGCTGGCTGTATTTCACCTTCCTGCTGTTCTGGGGCGCTCATTATCAGCGCACCAGCATGGTGAAAGACCTCGGCTTCTCCGTGCAGCCGTACACGAAAGCCGATCTGTACCTCCTGGCCGATACGCTCGTGCGCCTCACCAACCGCGACCGCGCGGAACTGGACGCACTGCCCGCTTTGCCCGACACCTTGCCGCGCAACGTGTTCACCGACGCGGCAAAGGCGTATGAGCTACTGTCGAAAGACTTGCCGGAACTGCGGTACACCCCGCCCTCCGTGAAAAAATCCATGTTCGGGAAATACCTGAATTATCTCGGGGTAACGGGCTACCTGAACCCCTTCACCAACGAAGCCCAGGTAAATGTGACGGTCCCGGCGTTCCAGGTGCCGTTCGTGACCTGCCACGAGATCGCGCACCAGGTGGGTTTTGCGCCGGAAGAAGACGCCAACTTCGTAGGGTACCTGGCCGCAAGCCGGTATCCCGACCCGCGGTTCAGGTACGCCGCGAATTTTGAAATGCTACTATACACCGTACGGCGACTGGCACGGCGAGATCCGCCGCTGTCGCGCCTCGTATGGAACAGGACGCATCCCGGCATACGGGCGGACGCGCAGCGGATCATGGATTTTTACAAACAGTTCGAAGGCCCGATAGACGATTACTCCGCCGTCTTTTATGATTCCTACCTCAAAGCCAACAACCAGCGCCACGGCATCCGGAGCTACAGTGAAGTGGTAGGCTGGCTCATGTCGTATTACCGGATCAAATGA
- a CDS encoding fructosamine kinase family protein — MLDFTIQQELEKSLTRHLQLSVKLQIIHAERIHGGDINETFRMDTSQGRYFLKLNDAVKHPEMFARELCGLEELRQAEVISVPRPVCSGTVGNRAFLVTEYVEKGAAAPDFWENFAASVARLHQQTSPWFGLPASNYIGSIKQYNTPYSSWAVFYAMNRLLPLAKMAYDSHRLDSSLMQRLESVCRRLPELFPEEPPALLHGDLWSGNFLVSSGGRACIFDPAVYYGHREMDMAMTRLFGGFDTRFYYTYQAIHPLEQGWQERLPLCQLYPLLVHLNLFGGSYYSDVKDALEHFN; from the coding sequence ATGTTAGATTTTACCATTCAACAGGAACTTGAAAAGTCCCTCACCAGGCACCTGCAACTATCCGTGAAATTACAGATAATTCACGCAGAGCGGATACACGGGGGAGACATCAACGAAACTTTTCGCATGGATACGTCGCAGGGCCGGTATTTCCTCAAGCTGAACGATGCGGTAAAACACCCTGAAATGTTTGCGCGGGAATTGTGCGGGCTGGAAGAATTGCGCCAGGCGGAAGTAATTTCCGTTCCCCGCCCCGTTTGCAGCGGCACTGTCGGCAACCGTGCTTTCCTGGTCACTGAATACGTGGAGAAAGGCGCCGCGGCGCCTGATTTCTGGGAAAATTTCGCGGCTTCGGTGGCGAGGCTCCACCAGCAGACAAGCCCCTGGTTCGGGCTGCCCGCTTCCAATTACATCGGCTCCATCAAGCAATACAACACACCATATTCCAGCTGGGCCGTTTTTTACGCCATGAACCGGCTCCTGCCGCTGGCGAAAATGGCGTACGATTCGCACCGGCTCGACAGCTCCCTCATGCAACGACTGGAAAGCGTTTGCCGCCGGCTGCCTGAGCTGTTCCCCGAAGAACCGCCCGCACTGCTGCACGGCGATCTCTGGAGCGGCAATTTCCTCGTGTCTTCCGGTGGCCGCGCCTGCATCTTCGACCCGGCCGTTTATTACGGGCACCGGGAGATGGACATGGCCATGACGCGCCTCTTCGGCGGGTTCGATACCCGTTTCTATTATACCTACCAGGCCATCCACCCGCTGGAGCAGGGCTGGCAGGAGCGGTTGCCACTTTGCCAGTTGTACCCGCTACTGGTGCATCTCAACCTTTTCGGTGGAAGTTATTATTCCGACGTGAAGGATGCGCTGGAGCATTTCAACTAG
- a CDS encoding PAS domain S-box protein, with amino-acid sequence MSQKGRIGRKQPPNSLTIAPPNIGETPSIFALSIAVFLRSTNAGVLVTDERHRFVWGNDQFMDVFQAGKYKGNQLDQTFRGMIAYFTPQVYDAEAFELKMKELRKKRKPYFGWELPFRNGKIYEISYIPVYDGPRFAGSIWQIVDVTRHRQADEELRRVDEKYRVILDNLNAALCETDLEGNIVKVYDSFCRLSGYSEEELIGYNITDIFVPEENREYARNLRRYRVEKKVALLYDMEIVLKDGSRKWVIASSGNIYDRDGKAIGGVGIHMDITPQKQLQRELEVAKQAAEEAQRTQKEFLANMSHEIRTPLNAIIGMAHLLEETALNDEQKEYIKILKHSSGILHGLITDILDISKIEAGKQEVHPREFDLRELVQSMKHTFQMKLGQRPIQVTLELDKRIDSLLIGDDMLLNQILMNLLGNAEKFTKEGEIAIKVQLEDVQGNALWLRFQVCDTGIGIQADKLELIFQNYKQAEKDIRERYGGTGLGLAIAKQLVELQGGRISVDKGGEYNTCFTFTLPFIDTRRPLVRPGGQDAENKYARIDFGQARVLVVEDNPMNLKYILSLLEKYKINHQLATNGPDALYFLESRQFDLVLMDIRIPGMDGFELARKIREDETRPNVATPVIATTATAMPSTLAMARNIGITEILTKPYTPDQLLQVLNKYLNEDETEIIMEVQNISGYEFNPSLDVKYLNTLYESNIGYAIDLFDIYVLTIREELTKIRKVADAGDWDTLRFQVHKIKPNFSMVGLTWITTKLETMENLLRNNESLDTLPALLGEIVEEVNGFFPIIEKELQNMQAYMAGGGQS; translated from the coding sequence ATGTCACAAAAAGGCAGAATAGGCCGGAAACAGCCACCGAACTCACTTACCATTGCCCCGCCCAACATCGGGGAGACCCCCTCCATATTCGCACTTTCCATCGCCGTTTTCCTCCGCAGCACCAACGCCGGCGTGCTCGTCACCGATGAACGCCACCGCTTCGTATGGGGGAACGACCAGTTCATGGACGTTTTCCAGGCCGGGAAGTACAAAGGTAACCAACTCGACCAGACATTCCGGGGCATGATCGCCTATTTTACGCCGCAAGTCTACGATGCGGAAGCGTTTGAGTTGAAAATGAAAGAGTTACGGAAGAAGCGGAAACCCTATTTCGGGTGGGAGCTCCCCTTCCGCAACGGCAAAATCTACGAAATCAGCTACATCCCCGTGTACGACGGCCCCCGCTTCGCCGGCAGCATCTGGCAGATCGTAGACGTTACCCGCCACCGGCAGGCCGATGAAGAGCTCCGCCGCGTCGACGAAAAATACCGCGTCATCCTCGACAACCTCAACGCCGCCCTCTGCGAAACCGACCTCGAAGGCAATATCGTAAAGGTGTACGACAGCTTTTGCCGGCTCTCCGGATACAGCGAAGAGGAACTCATCGGCTATAATATCACAGACATCTTTGTGCCCGAAGAAAACCGGGAATACGCCCGCAACCTGCGGCGCTACCGGGTCGAAAAGAAAGTGGCCTTATTATATGATATGGAAATCGTGCTGAAGGATGGCTCCCGCAAATGGGTCATCGCCAGCTCGGGGAACATTTACGACCGCGACGGGAAAGCCATCGGCGGGGTAGGCATCCATATGGACATCACCCCGCAGAAACAACTGCAGCGCGAGCTGGAAGTGGCCAAACAGGCCGCCGAGGAAGCACAGCGGACGCAAAAGGAATTCCTCGCCAACATGAGCCACGAAATCAGGACGCCCCTCAACGCCATCATCGGCATGGCGCACCTCCTGGAAGAAACGGCGCTCAACGACGAACAAAAGGAATACATCAAAATACTCAAGCATTCCTCCGGCATCCTCCACGGCCTCATCACCGACATCCTCGACATTTCGAAGATCGAAGCCGGGAAACAGGAAGTGCACCCCCGGGAATTCGACCTCCGCGAGCTCGTACAGAGCATGAAACATACCTTCCAGATGAAACTGGGACAGCGGCCCATCCAGGTGACGCTGGAGCTGGACAAGCGCATCGACTCCCTGCTCATCGGGGACGACATGCTGTTGAACCAGATCCTCATGAATTTGTTAGGTAATGCGGAAAAATTCACGAAAGAGGGAGAAATTGCCATCAAAGTGCAGTTGGAAGACGTCCAGGGTAACGCACTCTGGCTCCGGTTCCAGGTTTGTGACACGGGGATCGGCATCCAGGCAGACAAGCTCGAGCTCATTTTCCAGAACTACAAACAGGCGGAGAAAGACATCCGCGAGCGATATGGCGGCACCGGCCTCGGCCTGGCGATCGCCAAACAGCTCGTTGAGCTACAGGGTGGGCGCATTTCGGTAGACAAGGGAGGAGAATACAACACTTGTTTTACCTTTACGCTTCCGTTCATCGACACCAGGCGGCCATTGGTGAGGCCCGGCGGACAGGACGCGGAAAACAAATACGCCCGGATCGATTTCGGGCAGGCCAGGGTGCTGGTGGTGGAAGACAATCCCATGAACCTCAAGTACATCCTCAGTCTGCTCGAAAAATACAAGATCAACCACCAACTGGCCACCAATGGCCCGGACGCGCTGTATTTCCTGGAGTCGCGGCAGTTCGACCTCGTGCTGATGGACATCCGGATACCGGGGATGGACGGCTTTGAGCTGGCGCGCAAGATCCGGGAAGACGAAACGCGGCCCAACGTGGCCACGCCCGTGATCGCCACCACGGCCACCGCCATGCCGAGCACGCTGGCGATGGCGCGGAACATCGGCATCACGGAGATTTTGACGAAGCCTTATACGCCAGACCAGTTATTGCAGGTGCTGAACAAGTACCTGAACGAAGACGAAACCGAAATCATTATGGAAGTGCAAAATATAAGCGGATACGAATTCAACCCGTCACTGGACGTAAAATACCTGAATACGCTCTACGAAAGCAATATCGGGTACGCCATCGACCTGTTCGACATATACGTGCTCACCATTCGGGAAGAACTCACAAAGATCAGGAAAGTGGCGGATGCGGGCGATTGGGACACGCTCCGGTTCCAGGTCCACAAGATCAAGCCTAACTTCTCCATGGTAGGGCTGACCTGGATCACCACCAAGCTGGAAACCATGGAAAACCTCCTGCGCAACAACGAAAGCCTCGATACCCTGCCCGCTTTGCTGGGCGAGATCGTGGAAGAGGTGAACGGTTTCTTCCCCATCATCGAAAAAGAATTGCAGAACATGCAGGCCTACATGGCCGGTGGCGGCCAGAGCTAG
- a CDS encoding DUF177 domain-containing protein, whose product MKHLREFDIAFVGLTPGVHTFQYQIDDSFFEKLGAEPDFSNCHATVNLQLDKKAGFFLLKFEVGGKLTVTCDRCGQPFELQLWDDFNQVIKLVDNPEEMNADEDPDVTYISRTESHLNVADFIYEFINLAIPMQRIHPDDASGKSGCDPKVLEMLEKMKQQGDQQTNPIWKGLEKFRDN is encoded by the coding sequence ATGAAGCATCTCCGCGAATTTGACATAGCATTTGTAGGTCTGACGCCCGGGGTGCATACATTCCAATATCAGATCGACGACAGTTTTTTCGAGAAGCTGGGTGCCGAGCCGGACTTTTCGAATTGTCACGCCACGGTCAACCTTCAATTGGACAAGAAAGCGGGATTTTTCCTGCTGAAGTTTGAAGTGGGGGGTAAATTGACGGTGACGTGCGACAGATGCGGACAGCCTTTCGAGCTCCAGCTCTGGGACGATTTCAACCAGGTGATCAAACTGGTGGACAACCCGGAGGAGATGAACGCAGACGAAGATCCGGACGTGACTTACATCAGCCGTACGGAAAGCCATTTGAACGTGGCCGACTTCATTTACGAGTTCATCAACCTGGCCATTCCCATGCAGCGCATCCATCCGGATGATGCCAGCGGGAAAAGCGGGTGCGATCCGAAAGTCCTCGAGATGTTGGAAAAAATGAAACAACAGGGCGATCAGCAGACCAACCCGATCTGGAAAGGATTGGAAAAGTTCAGAGATAATTAA
- the rpmF gene encoding 50S ribosomal protein L32 translates to MPNPKRRHSQQRSAKRRTHYKAFAETLSTDSATGEVHLRHRAHWVENKLFYKGKVVLEKQAAAK, encoded by the coding sequence ATGCCGAATCCTAAACGCAGACATTCGCAACAAAGATCAGCTAAGAGAAGAACTCATTACAAGGCATTTGCTGAAACTTTAAGCACCGACAGCGCTACCGGCGAAGTGCACCTGAGACACCGTGCTCATTGGGTAGAGAACAAACTGTTCTACAAAGGAAAAGTTGTTTTGGAAAAACAAGCTGCTGCTAAATAA
- the plsX gene encoding phosphate acyltransferase PlsX: protein MGGDYAPAEAVKGVKLFLSKASDAHLMLIGDEQALTPLLTEAALDQSRYTVVHSSQVIGMNEHPTKALKEKPHSSISIGFHLLQNKKIDAFISAGNTGAMMVGAIYSIKVIEGIQRPTISTILPREDGSTGLLLDVGINADCKPENLVQFAILGSLYSKYILGKDKPKVGLLNLGEEEGKGNLLAQATYPLLKENSLINFVGNVEGRDVFKNTADVIVCEGFTGNVVLKLAESFHDIAVRRNIKDEYLDRFDFEQYGGTPVLGVSEPVIIGHGISGERAFSNMIVLAEQMIQTKLLEKIRESFVVAPEA from the coding sequence ATGGGTGGCGACTATGCCCCCGCAGAAGCAGTAAAAGGAGTTAAGTTATTTTTAAGCAAAGCATCTGATGCACATCTGATGTTGATTGGTGATGAGCAGGCCTTAACACCCCTCCTCACAGAAGCAGCGTTAGACCAGTCAAGATATACCGTTGTTCATTCATCCCAGGTAATCGGGATGAATGAACATCCTACCAAGGCGCTGAAAGAAAAGCCGCATTCTTCTATCTCCATCGGCTTTCACCTCCTTCAAAACAAAAAGATTGACGCTTTCATCAGCGCCGGCAACACCGGGGCCATGATGGTAGGCGCCATTTATTCCATTAAGGTCATCGAAGGTATTCAACGGCCCACCATTTCCACCATCCTTCCCCGGGAAGACGGTTCCACCGGCCTCCTGCTGGATGTGGGCATCAACGCCGATTGCAAACCCGAGAACCTCGTTCAGTTCGCCATCCTCGGATCACTGTATTCCAAATACATCTTGGGGAAAGACAAACCGAAAGTAGGCCTCCTCAACCTCGGTGAAGAAGAAGGCAAGGGCAACCTCCTCGCGCAGGCTACCTATCCCCTCCTCAAGGAAAATTCCCTCATCAATTTCGTCGGCAACGTAGAAGGCCGCGATGTCTTTAAAAACACTGCAGACGTGATCGTTTGCGAAGGTTTCACCGGCAACGTGGTCCTGAAACTGGCGGAATCGTTCCATGACATCGCCGTAAGGCGCAATATCAAGGATGAATACCTCGACCGTTTCGATTTCGAGCAATATGGCGGTACGCCCGTTCTCGGTGTGTCCGAGCCCGTTATCATCGGTCACGGCATTTCCGGTGAGCGCGCTTTCTCCAACATGATCGTGCTCGCAGAACAAATGATCCAGACCAAACTGCTGGAAAAAATCCGCGAAAGCTTCGTGGTTGCTCCCGAAGCTTAG